The following is a genomic window from Thaumasiovibrio subtropicus.
AGCAATTTCGGGGGGCAAAATCGTTTGTCGTGGGACTTACCCACACCTCCTTGAGGCTGCGCTATCTAAGTTAGAAGAAGCGGGTGCATTGATTGAGACGGGTGACGATTGGATCAGCATTGATATGACCGATCGTGAGCTTAAGGCGGTAAATTTCCGCACAGCGCCGCACCCAGGGTTCCCGACCGATATGCAAGCACAGTTCTCTTTGCTTAACCTTGTTGCCAAGGGCACTGGTATTGTGAAAGAGACGATCTTTGAAAACCGTTTCATGCATATTCCTGAGTTAGTGCGGATGGGTGCTCACGCAGAGATCGAAGGGAATACCTTGATCTGCGGTGACACTGATGGATTAAGCGGTGCTCAGGTGATGGCGACGGACTTACGTGCTTCAGCGTCGCTGGTGATTGCGGGTAACATTGCGAAAGGCGAAACCATCGTTGACCGTATCTATCACATTGACCGGGGCTACGAGCATATCGAAGATAAGTTACGTGGCTTAGGAATGAATATCGAACGCTTTCGTGACTAACGGCGTTGCTATTTCATAAAAAGGAAAGGCTTACCTTTGCAGGTAAGCCTTTTTGTTTGTTCAACGTTTGCGTTAACTCTACGGCTCGTAAGGAATCTCGCCAATTGTCACTTCGAGTGTAAGAGGTTGGCCATCACGCAGCACCTTCATCGGGATAACGGCGCCAGGTCGCAGTTCTGTAACGATATCAAGAACGTTACGTTTGCCTTGTACTGCTTGGCCATTAATCTCCATCAAGATATCTTGTACTTTGAATCCGGCTTGGTTCGCTGGGCCGTTAGGATCCATACCAACCACGATAATGCCCTGTACTTGTTGTGAATCGAACATATGTGCCATTACTGGCGTTACATCACGGCCATCAATACCAATGTAGCCTCGAGTCACCCGACCATCGGCGATGAGTTTTTCCATAATTTTCGCGGTCAGGCGATAGGGGATAGCAAATGAAATGCCGTAGGTGTCGACATCATAGGCTTGTTGTAATGATGCCGTATTGATACCAACAAGCTCGCCGCGCGTGTTCACCAAGGCGCCGCCTGAGTTTCCGTTGTTGATAGCGGCGTCGGTTTGCAGGAAGTCTTGGCGGCCATAGGCACTTAATCCAGAACGCCCCGTTGCGGAGATAATGCCATAGGTTGTGGTTTGCCCTAAGTTATAGGGGTTGCCAATGGCGAGCACGACGTCACCTACCGCTGGATTGTATTCGTCGTTACGCGGGATTACCGGCAGGTTATCGGCTTGAATTTTCAATACAGCGAGGTCAGTGAGTCGGTCTTTACCTAGTAACTGTGCGGTGAAAATGCGTCCATCTTGCAACGCAACAACAACTTGGTCAGCCTGCTCTACCACATGAAAATTGGTAACGATATAGCCCTTGTCGCTCATGATAACGCCAGAACCCAGCCCTTCGGTGTTAAGGAGAAGACGGTTGTTATTGCCGTAGCGGCGAGAGTAGATATTGACAACGGCTGGGGACGCTCGTCGAACTGCGTAATTAAATGAGTACTGTGGAGCGAGTTCGGGTTCACTTGTTGGCAGTGAAAATGCAGGTGTTTTGGTTCGTAAATCCGGCATCGCAACTAGCAATATC
Proteins encoded in this region:
- the degS gene encoding outer membrane-stress sensor serine endopeptidase DegS, which produces MVRFFARAVLLGVVTAAILLVAMPDLRTKTPAFSLPTSEPELAPQYSFNYAVRRASPAVVNIYSRRYGNNNRLLLNTEGLGSGVIMSDKGYIVTNFHVVEQADQVVVALQDGRIFTAQLLGKDRLTDLAVLKIQADNLPVIPRNDEYNPAVGDVVLAIGNPYNLGQTTTYGIISATGRSGLSAYGRQDFLQTDAAINNGNSGGALVNTRGELVGINTASLQQAYDVDTYGISFAIPYRLTAKIMEKLIADGRVTRGYIGIDGRDVTPVMAHMFDSQQVQGIIVVGMDPNGPANQAGFKVQDILMEINGQAVQGKRNVLDIVTELRPGAVIPMKVLRDGQPLTLEVTIGEIPYEP